The sequence CAGATGGAGGAATTGCTTTGGGAGGGCTTCTGCCTCCTTtgttctttgtcttcttgttgGTGCTTTTATTTGCATGGGCTGGGTGGATGGTGGAGCAGAGGAAGATGTCCTTGGTGTCTCGCCATTGCAAAAAGAGGACAGAGTCTGAGCGAAGCCAGCGGATGCTTCCGCGGGGAGAGTCCTGGTCCAGGACATTCAGCTTGACCTTAGAGAACTCCGCTCCGTGCGGCCTGAcggtcccacaggccaaaatcTTATGCTTCAGCAGATCACGGAAGAAGCTTGGAGTGGTGTAAATATTGTCCAAATACAGCTTGTAGCCACTGCCCAGTATGGAGGGATTGATCAGGCTCATGACCGTGTCACTCAGAGCCTTGCCACTTTCACCCTCGTACACCAGAAAGTCATAGGTGTAGCCGTTGCTGCAGTCGGCCAGAACAAAAAGCTTGAAGCCCCAGTGGACAGACTTGTTCTTCATGAACTTCTTTAGAGGCACTTTAGCCTTTGAGGCAACCATTCTCACATCAACGGCCATCTCCTGGCGCGGCTGGTAGTTGTGACGGCAGGCTTCTCTGATGTCATCATACAGCGGCTTTATGTTGGCCAGACAGTCGAACTCTGGCGTTCCTTTCTTCTTCTCGTTTTTAGCGTCATCTTCCAGACTGCTCAGCTTCAGAGCCTGGAGGATTCCCAACCACTTGTTTCCAGACATCACCTTTCGTGGGAAAGGTAGATCGTACAAGGTGCCACATCGCCAGTAATCGGTCAGAGCGCAGCATTTGACAAAGCCCATGTAGATCACGAGAGACAGGAAAGAATACATGTCTTTCAGGGTTATGTCCGTCCAAGTGTGGTATTTGGTAGAGCAGTGGGCTCGGCCATTTTCATTGGTGTTTTTCACTATTGTCTGCAGGGCgctctttgtaaaaaaaagctgaaaaaggtCTAGGGCCGTGTACGGAGCCATCATGATGAGCTGGGGTCCAGGTGTTCGCAAAGGGCGGAAGGTGGGCAGGCATGGCGCTACGTCGGCCTCGTCAACCTCACGCCATCCCTCCATCTTGGCGCCATCCTCACCGGATGGCAACATTTCTGCCTTGAACTTTCCCTTCGCTCTCGCTTTGGATTTGACTTTGCTGTTGACTTGAAGGGACTTGCTGTTCAACCCACTCCCTCTTCCTCTTCGTTTCTTCTCAGCAGGTTCATAGTCTGAATCTTCATCACATTCAAATCTAAGAGAAACAAGAACATAGTCAGGATGTAGAAACAAAAACTCAGAGCAACTTTTTAACAAAAGGCTAACAACGCTCACTCCAAGTCAGATATAATAACACCAACATTTAAACACATACTCCACATCTGatgttttgtgtatttcagTGACTGAATAGCATCGATACAGAAAgttaggaaaacattttaagtatgttttttgaGGACATTTCAAGAAGAGCTGGTCAGAATCAAATCTTTTCAAGAAGATGGACCAAACCAGGGGCTGCTTCAGCCGAGCATTTAACAATTCACACCCTCTCATAAAGACCTAACTCCCAATCTATTGTGATTCACAGGCGTTAAGTGGTTTAGGCTGGAGCCCAGAGGACAGTTTCCCCCAACAGAGCAGACAAAAGGATGATTTATGCAGCTGAAGCTTGTGGGGGTTGGGTGTTTCCCCTGTAGTTTCACATTTctactaaatgtgaaaaaagttccACTACTATTATTACAGTGGCCTTGAATGTTGTTTCTATACGTTCTTACTAAATTTCAACCTTAATGTCTGTTATGACTTAgttgttttcccttttaatAACAATTATAAAAGCAATagttacataaatacattacaGTTCATAGTTTatctataaatataaatgccagtctttatttttttctaaaataattcgtttttaacttttaatatccACAAAACTACCgttattttgttattgaccTGAACTCGGTACTCAGCAAAATAATGCAATACTGGACTTTGATAAGATGATCACAAAACCATGTGCTCGTTCAGAAAGGAGCCAAAAATTAGACAAGTTAAGCTGATAGACCCcaaaatgcaaatgcaacaTACGATTGGTCAATAAATGATTTGATTGtgaatcaaaatgattttttagtgtaaatatATGTCGATGCGCGCTGCTTGGGGGGGTTGGGACAGAGTGAGTACTTCACCCCGTTTaactaaacattaaaaatgagggagaaaaacaattaaCCCATCTTTTATATAAATTCAGCTTCACATTTTAACTCCACATAAAACACGAAGCTTCTTGTTCCGACACAAACTCGCACAAACAGAATGCGCGGGTCGCGCGCAGGTGAACAAGGAGAAAACGTGCGAGCAAATACAACTTATTGCCAAACGCTTTTATTAACTCAAACCATATTTAAACAGAATCATGTCAAACTTTATGCTCACTTTTTCTTGCGCTGAAGCTTATTTTCTTTGTCGGACTGATTCTCATCAGAAGAATCCTGCTCGCTTTTTGACAGCGCCTCATCCGACTTGGTGCATCCAAGCTTCGACTTTGCGCGCCGTCTCAGCATCTTTTCAGAGGACAAAAAGCCAGAAAACAGTCCTCCACACCGGGATGTGATCAGAGGAGGACTCCGGGGTTGGTTGGTTGATTGACTGGCGCTGCTGCTTCCACCTTTTCTTTGGGCAGAAGAGCGGAGTTTAAAAGCAGCTTAAAAGTGATTAGTGTAGCGCCACCTGCAGTACAGGAGGATGCAAGACGAGAATTAAGGtactaactttttttaataaaacgttTTTTACCTCAATGGGCTCTTTGCACCTACGGCGTTGACGTCACATCTCCAGGAGCCAATGCGGCTCACTTGTTTCCGCTTTGAGTTACCATGACTACTAGAAAAGACTAAGTGGT is a genomic window of Poecilia reticulata strain Guanapo linkage group LG21, Guppy_female_1.0+MT, whole genome shotgun sequence containing:
- the LOC103457186 gene encoding piggyBac transposable element-derived protein 4-like — encoded protein: MLRRRAKSKLGCTKSDEALSKSEQDSSDENQSDKENKLQRKKKFECDEDSDYEPAEKKRRGRGSGLNSKSLQVNSKVKSKARAKGKFKAEMLPSGEDGAKMEGWREVDEADVAPCLPTFRPLRTPGPQLIMMAPYTALDLFQLFFTKSALQTIVKNTNENGRAHCSTKYHTWTDITLKDMYSFLSLVIYMGFVKCCALTDYWRCGTLYDLPFPRKVMSGNKWLGILQALKLSSLEDDAKNEKKKGTPEFDCLANIKPLYDDIREACRHNYQPRQEMAVDVRMVASKAKVPLKKFMKNKSVHWGFKLFVLADCSNGYTYDFLVYEGESGKALSDTVMSLINPSILGSGYKLYLDNIYTTPSFFRDLLKHKILACGTVRPHGAEFSKVKLNVLDQDSPRGSIRWLRSDSVLFLQWRDTKDIFLCSTIHPAHANKSTNKKTKNKGGRSPPKAIPPSVKDHSRCMVGVSLSDSQIGYYQVLRKTRKWYTTFFYHFVDIAAVNAYFLYEELCKAKGELAAQQKVFRELLVEQLFEAGTERATAAPPQAPEPTETHHRLVYLTSDWADGWQKCKVCKTKTPVKCSSCNIPLCFSPQRDCYNDWHTESNK